The Mycolicibacterium parafortuitum nucleotide sequence TCCCCGGCCCGGCATTGGCCATCGCCAGCAGGTAGGGCTTGTCGAACTGCAGCTCCGGGTGGAACTCGTCGGCGAATTTGTAACCCGCGTCGCCGCGGCCGGTGCCGGTCGGGTCGCCGCCCTGGATCATGAAGCCGTCGATGACGCGGTGGAAGATCACGCCGTCATAGAACGGCCCCGACGAGCCGCCCGACGCGTTCTCCGTGCTGTATTCCTTGGTTCCCTGGGCCAGTCCGACGAAATTGGACACGGTCTTGGGGGCGTGGTTTCCGAAGAGTGCGATCTTGATGTCGC carries:
- a CDS encoding peptidylprolyl isomerase, which codes for MADWIPVTSPIQTATATLHTNRGDIKIALFGNHAPKTVSNFVGLAQGTKEYSTENASGGSSGPFYDGVIFHRVIDGFMIQGGDPTGTGRGDAGYKFADEFHPELQFDKPYLLAMANAGPGTNGSQFFITVTETPHLNRRHTIFGEVVDEESKKVVDAIATTPTDRSDRPIDPVVIESITIS